In one Pseudomonas sp. Bout1 genomic region, the following are encoded:
- a CDS encoding DEAD/DEAH box helicase, with the protein MNLPESTNTVLNGFHPAVSTWFRSTFPSVTAAQAQAWPLIRQRRSTLIAAPTGSGKTLTAFLAVLDDLVHQGLANGGQLPDQTLVVYVSPLKALSNDIQINLQNPLAGITDHLQRLGLPPLAIRTAVRTGDTPQKDRALMRKHPPHILVTTPESLYVLLGSDSGRQMLASIRTVIVDEIHAIAASKRGSHLALTLERLQGLCSEPLTRIGLSATQKPIAAVSRFLVGTDRPCDIVDIGHARPRDLDIEVPPVPLSAVMANDVWELVYDRLADLARQHRTTLIFVNTRRLAERLARHLSERLGKTAVAAHHGSLAKELRLDAEHRLKAGELQVLIATASLELGIDIGDVDLVCQIGSPGSINGFLQRVGRSGHQVGGTPKGRLFATTRDDLIECAALLDCVRRGELDTLLIPVAPLDVLAQQIIAEVSCQEWQEQALLTLIRRASPYAKLDERHYQALLQMLAEGYNGRQGIRSAYLHRDAITRTLRGRRGAKLTAVTSGGTIPDNADYSVLLEPQSLNIGSVNEDFAVESIAGDIFQLGNTSYRILRVETGKVRVEDAHGQPPTIPFWLGEAPGRSAELSFAVARLHGQVDELLAATPGNLQPALDWLTATLGLNLASAEQLLDYLARARLALSALPSQDTLIMERFFDESGGTQLIIHTPFGSRINRAWGLALRKRFCRTFNFELQAAASEDAIVLSLSTSHSFELDEVWRYLNSNTAEHILIQAVLDAPLFGVRWRWNAGVALALPRYTGGRKVAPQIQRMKSEDLIASVFPDQIACLENLAGEREVPEHPLVEQTLDDCLHEAMDSEGWLALLRRMERGEIRLISRDLPAPSPLAAEILSARPYTFLDDAPLEERRTQAVLNRRWSDPQSTDDLGALDAEAIAGVCEEAWPAPNGLDEMHEALMSLACIAQSEVTPQWAQWLQALAEGGRANRLQIGSDQAIWVAVERLSCLKAIYPNDLPLLPGFDQPWTFDEALVEVLRARLSGFGPLTLIEIAAPLALPVAEVSQALARLESEGYVLRGRFSPGVSEEQWCERHLLARIHRYTVKRLRREIEPVALQDFMRFLFDWQHLSDGTRGQGSAVLPQIIAQFEGYAAATSAWDSDLLSARIKDYSPSWLDDLCRSGKVVWTRLSNKAGATALRSTPVVLLPRSQVPLWSGLTEAPDSTELSPKAQKVHQALRDNGALFFDELIHEAHLLRSELETALQELVGAGLANADSFAGLRALTTPASKRQARSSRRGRGAFIGGMDDAGRWALVRRAPVADGTRPAAHSAETLEHVAMTLLRRYGVVFWRLLEREADWLPSWRELLRTFHRLEARGEIRGGRFVSGLAGEQFALPEAIPLLREVRRRPHDGSLIAVCGADPLNLVGTLLPGTKVPALSGNRLVYRDGVPAAVEIAGKQQVLLELDQQEAGLVREKLIRH; encoded by the coding sequence ATGAACCTTCCTGAATCAACCAACACGGTCTTGAACGGTTTCCACCCCGCCGTCAGCACCTGGTTTCGCAGCACGTTCCCCTCGGTGACCGCCGCCCAGGCCCAGGCGTGGCCGCTGATCCGCCAGCGCCGTTCTACGCTGATCGCCGCGCCCACCGGCTCCGGCAAGACCCTGACTGCCTTCCTCGCGGTGCTGGACGACCTCGTGCACCAAGGCCTGGCCAATGGCGGCCAACTGCCGGACCAGACGCTGGTGGTCTACGTCTCGCCGCTCAAGGCGCTGTCCAACGATATCCAGATCAACCTGCAGAACCCGCTGGCCGGTATCACCGACCACCTGCAACGCCTGGGCCTGCCGCCGCTGGCGATCCGCACCGCCGTGCGTACCGGCGATACGCCGCAGAAAGACCGCGCCTTGATGCGCAAGCATCCGCCACACATTCTGGTCACCACCCCGGAATCGCTCTACGTACTGCTGGGCTCGGATTCCGGCCGACAGATGCTCGCCAGTATCCGCACGGTGATCGTCGATGAAATCCACGCCATCGCTGCCAGCAAACGCGGCAGCCACCTGGCCCTGACGCTGGAGCGCTTGCAGGGTTTGTGCAGCGAACCGCTGACCCGCATCGGCCTCTCCGCCACGCAAAAACCCATCGCGGCGGTGTCACGTTTCCTGGTGGGCACCGACCGGCCCTGCGACATCGTCGATATCGGCCACGCGCGTCCCCGGGACCTGGATATCGAAGTGCCGCCGGTACCGCTGTCAGCCGTCATGGCCAATGACGTGTGGGAGCTGGTCTACGACCGCCTTGCCGACCTGGCCAGGCAACACCGCACCACGCTGATTTTCGTCAACACCCGGCGCCTGGCCGAACGCCTGGCCCGGCATTTGAGCGAGCGTCTGGGCAAAACCGCCGTCGCCGCCCACCACGGCAGCCTCGCCAAGGAACTGCGCCTGGACGCCGAACACCGGCTCAAGGCCGGCGAACTGCAAGTGCTGATCGCCACCGCGTCGCTGGAGCTGGGGATTGATATCGGCGATGTCGACCTCGTGTGCCAGATCGGCTCACCCGGTTCGATCAACGGTTTTCTGCAACGCGTCGGACGCTCCGGGCACCAGGTCGGCGGCACGCCCAAGGGCCGGTTGTTCGCCACCACCCGTGACGACCTGATCGAATGCGCCGCCCTCCTCGACTGCGTACGCCGGGGCGAGCTGGACACCTTGCTGATCCCGGTCGCACCGCTGGATGTGCTGGCCCAGCAGATCATCGCCGAAGTCAGTTGCCAGGAATGGCAGGAACAAGCCCTGCTCACGCTGATCCGCCGCGCCTCACCCTATGCCAAGCTGGACGAACGTCACTACCAGGCGCTGCTGCAAATGCTCGCCGAAGGCTACAACGGCCGCCAGGGCATCCGCAGCGCCTACCTGCACCGCGACGCCATCACCCGCACCCTGCGCGGCCGGCGGGGCGCCAAGCTCACCGCCGTGACCAGCGGCGGCACCATCCCCGACAACGCCGACTACAGTGTGCTGCTGGAGCCGCAGAGCCTGAACATCGGCAGCGTCAACGAAGACTTCGCGGTGGAAAGCATCGCCGGGGATATCTTCCAGCTGGGCAATACCTCCTACCGCATCCTGCGGGTGGAAACCGGCAAGGTGCGGGTCGAAGATGCCCACGGCCAGCCGCCGACCATTCCGTTCTGGCTCGGTGAAGCGCCGGGGCGCAGTGCCGAATTGTCGTTTGCGGTAGCGCGTTTGCATGGGCAAGTGGATGAGTTGCTGGCGGCCACGCCGGGCAACCTGCAACCGGCGCTCGACTGGCTCACCGCCACTCTGGGCCTGAACCTGGCCAGCGCCGAACAACTGCTGGATTACCTGGCGCGGGCGCGGCTGGCATTGAGCGCGTTGCCGTCCCAGGACACGTTGATCATGGAGCGGTTTTTCGACGAGTCCGGCGGCACCCAATTGATCATCCACACGCCGTTCGGCAGTCGCATCAACCGCGCCTGGGGCCTGGCATTGCGCAAGCGTTTTTGCCGCACCTTCAACTTCGAACTGCAAGCCGCCGCCAGCGAGGACGCGATCGTATTGTCGCTGTCCACCAGCCACAGCTTTGAGCTGGACGAGGTGTGGCGCTACCTGAACAGCAACACCGCCGAGCACATCCTGATCCAGGCGGTGCTGGATGCGCCGCTGTTCGGTGTGCGCTGGCGCTGGAATGCCGGGGTGGCCCTGGCGCTGCCGCGTTACACCGGCGGGCGCAAAGTGGCGCCGCAGATCCAGCGCATGAAGAGTGAAGACCTGATCGCCAGCGTATTCCCCGACCAGATCGCCTGCCTGGAAAACCTCGCAGGCGAGCGCGAAGTGCCCGAGCATCCGCTGGTGGAACAAACCCTCGACGATTGCCTGCACGAGGCCATGGACAGCGAAGGCTGGCTGGCCCTGTTGCGGCGCATGGAGCGCGGTGAAATCCGCCTGATCAGCCGCGACCTGCCGGCGCCCTCGCCACTGGCGGCGGAGATTCTCAGCGCCCGCCCCTACACCTTTCTCGATGACGCGCCGCTGGAAGAGCGCCGCACCCAGGCCGTGCTCAACCGGCGCTGGAGCGACCCGCAAAGCACCGACGACCTCGGCGCACTGGATGCCGAAGCGATCGCCGGTGTGTGTGAGGAAGCCTGGCCGGCGCCGAATGGCCTGGACGAAATGCATGAAGCGTTGATGAGCTTGGCGTGCATCGCCCAATCCGAGGTCACGCCGCAGTGGGCGCAATGGCTGCAAGCCTTAGCCGAAGGCGGTCGCGCCAACCGCTTGCAGATCGGTAGCGACCAGGCCATTTGGGTGGCCGTGGAACGCTTGAGTTGTTTAAAGGCGATCTACCCGAATGACCTGCCGCTGCTGCCCGGTTTCGATCAGCCCTGGACGTTCGACGAAGCGCTGGTGGAAGTGCTGCGGGCGCGCCTGAGCGGCTTTGGCCCGCTGACGTTGATCGAGATCGCCGCACCATTGGCTTTGCCGGTGGCCGAGGTGTCACAGGCACTCGCGCGGCTGGAAAGCGAAGGCTACGTGCTGCGCGGCCGTTTCAGCCCTGGCGTCAGCGAAGAACAATGGTGCGAACGTCACCTGCTGGCGCGTATTCACCGCTACACGGTCAAGCGCCTGCGTCGGGAAATCGAGCCGGTGGCATTGCAGGATTTCATGCGGTTTCTGTTTGACTGGCAACACCTGTCGGACGGCACTCGCGGCCAGGGCAGTGCGGTGTTGCCGCAGATCATCGCGCAGTTTGAAGGGTACGCCGCGGCCACGTCGGCCTGGGACAGTGATTTGCTCAGCGCACGGATCAAGGATTACTCGCCGAGCTGGCTGGACGACTTGTGCCGCAGCGGCAAGGTGGTGTGGACACGCCTGAGCAACAAGGCTGGCGCAACGGCCTTGCGCAGCACGCCGGTGGTGCTGTTGCCCCGCAGCCAGGTGCCCTTGTGGAGCGGACTGACCGAGGCGCCTGACAGCACTGAGCTATCGCCCAAGGCGCAGAAAGTCCATCAAGCACTGCGGGACAACGGCGCGCTGTTTTTCGATGAGTTGATCCACGAAGCCCACCTGTTGCGCAGCGAACTGGAAACCGCCTTGCAGGAACTGGTGGGCGCCGGGCTGGCGAACGCCGACAGCTTCGCCGGCCTGCGCGCCCTGACCACGCCGGCGAGCAAACGCCAGGCCCGCAGCAGCCGGCGTGGGCGTGGTGCGTTTATCGGCGGGATGGACGATGCCGGGCGTTGGGCGCTGGTCAGGCGTGCGCCGGTGGCAGACGGCACACGCCCGGCGGCGCACTCGGCCGAAACGCTGGAGCATGTGGCGATGACCTTGCTGCGCCGCTACGGGGTGGTGTTCTGGCGCTTGCTGGAGCGTGAGGCGGACTGGTTGCCCAGTTGGCGGGAACTGCTGCGCACGTTCCATCGGCTGGAAGCCCGGGGCGAGATTCGCGGCGGGCGGTTTGTGAGTGGTTTGGCGGGGGAACAGTTTGCATTGCCGGAAGCGATTCCATTGCTGCGGGAAGTGCGGCGCAGGCCCCACGATGGAAGCTTGATTGCGGTGTGCGGCGCCGACCCGCTGAACCTGGTGGGCACACTGTTGCCGGGCACCAAGGTGCCGGCGTTGAGCGGCAACCGGCTGGTGTATCGGGATGGCGTGCCGGCGGCAGTAGAGATTGCCGGCAAGCAACAGGTGTTGTTGGAGCTGGATCAGCAGGAGGCCGGGTTGGTGCGGGAAAAACTGATCAGACACTGA
- a CDS encoding mechanosensitive ion channel family protein — protein sequence MLNLKTVLLLGTLLFCANGALQAATAPAAPAPAAPAKPELLVEGGLLGAISSSIDGVQDKLDLNQNLIDAWRLRADRAADEVDKLVNQPSERSSWSVAGDFLVLSGVWIGAFAVLTLLGQFIVRRLSQQRHIAPRQRLQALLGYLIPYTIPALICLPLTLYVSHFLPTSVGRALALCFAYATSSGIFSTSILLCVIVMFNVGHKRPAVRIIRDYCPKPLFLIGFLAALSDALTSPQIARQLGGNITASVAIFTGLFASVIFGMLVIRLRRPVAHLIRNRPLAQRLKHPAVQQSLRVFSGLWYWPILLMVLVSAINLIGAGDDSQKALRCALFTTILLIGTVFLSTVLQHLFQSRSTVAVQRSSAYKERFLSLLHALLRIVMAIAFIEILGRIWGVSLFEFAQRNSVGRAISDSLSSIGLILLVTWLFWVVLDTAIQEALKPPVNKRSSRQPSTRVKTILPLLRNAVKIILVVICAITTMANLGINVAPLLAGAGVVGLAIGFGSQQLVQDVITGLFIIIEDTLSIGDWVVLDSGHAGTVEGLTIRTLRLRDGKGFVHSVPFGQIKAVTNQSRQFAYAFFSVQFTYDTDVDKAVELIREAGQSIRDDVFLKYNLQGPLEVFGVDKMDLNGVVLTAQFRTVSGGQYAVSRAFNQRLKKLVDNCAFVHFAQTYPQQVMLPQRVGQQVDEPEEEAPSSVVLTEQPRTQ from the coding sequence TTGTTGAATTTAAAGACTGTGCTACTGCTCGGCACGCTGCTGTTCTGCGCCAATGGCGCGCTGCAAGCGGCCACCGCCCCCGCGGCTCCAGCGCCTGCCGCCCCGGCCAAGCCGGAGCTGCTGGTGGAAGGCGGCCTGCTCGGCGCCATCAGCTCCAGCATCGATGGTGTGCAAGACAAACTAGACCTCAACCAGAACCTGATCGACGCCTGGCGCCTGCGGGCCGATCGGGCGGCAGACGAGGTGGACAAACTGGTCAACCAGCCGTCCGAACGTTCCTCATGGAGCGTGGCCGGGGACTTCCTGGTGTTGTCCGGGGTGTGGATCGGCGCCTTCGCCGTGCTGACCCTGCTTGGGCAGTTTATCGTCAGGCGCCTGAGCCAGCAGCGGCATATCGCACCGCGCCAGCGCCTTCAGGCATTGCTGGGCTACCTGATTCCCTACACCATTCCTGCCCTGATCTGCCTGCCGTTAACGCTTTACGTCAGCCACTTCCTGCCCACCTCGGTGGGCCGCGCGCTGGCGCTGTGTTTTGCCTACGCCACCAGCAGCGGCATTTTTTCCACCTCGATCCTGCTGTGCGTCATTGTCATGTTCAACGTCGGCCACAAGCGCCCGGCCGTGCGGATTATTCGTGACTACTGCCCCAAGCCGCTGTTCCTGATCGGCTTCCTCGCCGCCCTCAGCGATGCCCTGACCAGCCCGCAGATCGCCCGCCAATTGGGGGGCAATATCACCGCCAGCGTGGCGATTTTCACCGGGCTGTTTGCCTCGGTGATTTTCGGCATGCTGGTGATTCGCCTGCGTCGTCCGGTGGCGCATTTGATCCGCAACCGGCCCCTGGCCCAACGCTTGAAACATCCGGCGGTGCAGCAATCACTGCGGGTGTTTTCCGGCCTGTGGTATTGGCCGATTCTGCTGATGGTGCTGGTGTCGGCGATCAACCTGATCGGCGCCGGCGACGACAGCCAGAAAGCCCTGCGCTGCGCGTTGTTCACCACGATCCTGCTGATCGGTACGGTGTTCCTCAGCACTGTATTGCAGCACCTGTTCCAGTCCCGCAGCACAGTGGCGGTGCAGCGCAGCAGCGCCTACAAGGAGCGGTTCCTTAGCCTGCTGCACGCGCTGTTGCGCATCGTGATGGCCATCGCCTTTATCGAAATCCTTGGGCGGATCTGGGGCGTGTCGTTGTTTGAATTTGCCCAGCGCAACTCGGTGGGCCGGGCCATCAGTGATTCCCTGAGCAGCATTGGTTTGATCCTGCTGGTGACCTGGCTGTTCTGGGTGGTACTCGACACGGCGATTCAGGAAGCCCTGAAACCGCCGGTCAACAAACGCTCCAGCCGCCAGCCCAGCACGCGGGTAAAAACCATCCTGCCGTTGCTGCGCAACGCGGTGAAAATCATCCTGGTGGTGATCTGCGCGATCACCACCATGGCCAATCTGGGGATCAACGTCGCACCGCTGCTGGCGGGTGCCGGGGTAGTCGGCCTGGCGATTGGCTTTGGTTCTCAGCAACTGGTGCAGGACGTGATCACCGGCCTGTTCATCATCATCGAAGACACCCTGTCGATCGGCGATTGGGTGGTGCTCGACTCCGGCCACGCCGGCACCGTCGAAGGCCTGACCATCCGTACCCTGCGCCTGCGCGACGGCAAGGGGTTTGTGCATTCGGTGCCGTTCGGGCAGATCAAGGCGGTTACCAACCAATCGCGGCAATTTGCCTATGCGTTCTTCTCAGTGCAGTTCACCTATGACACCGACGTCGACAAGGCCGTGGAATTGATCCGCGAGGCGGGGCAGTCGATCCGTGATGACGTGTTCCTCAAGTACAACCTGCAAGGGCCGCTGGAGGTGTTTGGTGTCGACAAGATGGACCTTAACGGCGTGGTGCTGACGGCGCAGTTCCGGACGGTGTCGGGCGGGCAATATGCGGTGAGTCGCGCGTTTAACCAGCGGCTGAAAAAGCTTGTGGATAACTGCGCCTTTGTTCACTTCGCGCAAACTTATCCACAGCAGGTGATGCTGCCGCAGCGGGTCGGGCAGCAGGTGGATGAGCCGGAAGAAGAGGCGCCTTCGTCGGTGGTGCTGACGGAGCAGCCCAGAACCCAATAG
- a CDS encoding MFS transporter encodes MPIALLALTLSAFAIGTTEFVIVGLLPTIGADLGVSLPSAGLLVSLYALGVAIGAPVLTALTGKVPRKLLLLSLMVLFTLGNLLAWQAPSYESLVLARIVTGLAHGVFFSIGSTIATSLVPKEKAASAIAIMFTGLTVALVTGVPLGTFIGQHFGWRETFLAVSALGLIAFIGSLLYVPKNIAHSKPASLLQQLQVLKQPRLLLVYAMTAVGYGGSFIAFTYLAPILQDISGFSASAVSLVLLVYGISVAIGNIWGGKLADKRGPISALKIIFALLAAVLFVLTLTAGNPWLALATVLVWGAVAFGNVPGLQVYVVRQAEHHTPNAVDVASGLNIAAFNLGIAGGAWAGGLIVAHMGLIHTAWIGGSVVLVALALTAWSGRLDRLGPVHAESSTRVVGGH; translated from the coding sequence ATGCCCATTGCCTTGCTCGCGCTGACCCTCAGCGCTTTCGCCATCGGGACGACCGAATTCGTCATCGTTGGCCTGTTACCCACCATCGGCGCCGACCTTGGCGTAAGCCTGCCGTCCGCCGGCCTGCTGGTCAGCCTCTACGCCCTGGGCGTGGCCATCGGCGCGCCGGTGCTCACCGCACTGACCGGCAAAGTGCCGCGCAAATTACTGCTGTTGTCGCTGATGGTGCTGTTCACCCTCGGCAACCTGCTGGCCTGGCAAGCGCCGAGTTATGAGTCCCTGGTGTTGGCGCGGATCGTCACCGGCCTGGCCCATGGGGTGTTTTTCTCGATTGGCTCGACCATCGCCACCAGCCTCGTGCCCAAGGAAAAAGCTGCCAGCGCGATTGCGATCATGTTTACCGGCCTGACCGTGGCGCTGGTGACCGGTGTGCCGCTGGGCACGTTTATCGGCCAGCACTTCGGCTGGCGCGAAACCTTCCTTGCCGTTTCGGCCCTGGGCTTGATCGCGTTTATCGGCAGCCTGCTCTATGTGCCGAAAAACATCGCCCACAGCAAACCAGCGTCGCTGTTGCAGCAACTGCAAGTACTGAAACAACCACGGCTGCTGTTGGTGTACGCCATGACCGCGGTGGGGTACGGCGGCTCGTTCATCGCGTTCACCTACCTGGCGCCGATTCTTCAGGACATCAGCGGCTTCAGCGCCAGCGCCGTCAGCCTGGTGCTGCTGGTGTATGGCATCTCGGTGGCCATCGGTAACATCTGGGGCGGCAAACTGGCCGACAAACGCGGCCCGATCAGTGCGCTTAAAATCATCTTCGCCCTGCTCGCCGCCGTGTTGTTCGTGTTGACCCTCACCGCCGGCAACCCATGGCTGGCCCTGGCCACTGTGCTGGTGTGGGGCGCGGTCGCCTTCGGCAACGTGCCGGGCTTGCAGGTGTACGTGGTGCGCCAGGCGGAACACCACACGCCGAACGCGGTGGACGTGGCTTCGGGCCTGAACATCGCGGCCTTCAACCTGGGGATCGCCGGTGGTGCATGGGCCGGTGGTTTGATCGTCGCCCACATGGGCTTGATCCACACCGCGTGGATTGGTGGCTCGGTGGTATTGGTGGCCCTGGCGCTGACGGCCTGGAGCGGTCGACTTGACCGCCTGGGCCCGGTGCATGCCGAGAGTTCGACCCGCGTGGTTGGTGGGCACTGA
- a CDS encoding DUF72 domain-containing protein — protein MAAIHIGISGWRYTPWRGDFYPEGLTQKRELQFASRAVNSIEINGSFYALQTPKRYAEWYGDTPEGFVFSVKAPRYITHILRLREVHKPMANFFASGVLELKEKLGPILWQFPPSFKFDAPLFEAFLAQLPTNTQQAAALARQHEPRLNGKASMKAYGKKPLRHAVEIRHKSFAVPEFVELLDKYGVALVVADTAGKWPYLEDVTANFVYLRLHGDKALYASGYTPEALKRWGDRIERWSQGKQPTDAQLIDPQHKPSARKQREVFCYFDNDIKVRAPFDARQLLQRFGLDQQLATEPGKLPDAGVLP, from the coding sequence ATGGCCGCGATTCATATCGGCATTTCCGGCTGGCGCTACACGCCTTGGCGGGGGGATTTCTACCCCGAGGGCCTGACCCAGAAGCGCGAGCTGCAGTTTGCCTCACGGGCGGTCAACAGTATCGAGATCAACGGCTCGTTCTATGCACTGCAAACACCCAAACGCTACGCCGAGTGGTATGGCGACACGCCCGAGGGATTTGTGTTCAGCGTCAAGGCGCCGCGCTATATCACCCACATCCTGCGGCTGCGGGAGGTGCACAAGCCGATGGCGAATTTCTTCGCCTCCGGCGTGCTGGAACTCAAGGAAAAGCTCGGGCCGATCCTCTGGCAGTTCCCGCCCAGTTTCAAATTCGACGCGCCGTTGTTTGAGGCGTTTCTCGCGCAATTACCTACCAATACCCAGCAAGCCGCCGCCCTCGCCCGCCAGCATGAACCCCGCCTGAACGGCAAGGCGAGCATGAAGGCCTACGGCAAAAAGCCGCTGCGTCATGCGGTGGAAATTCGCCATAAAAGTTTTGCCGTACCGGAGTTCGTCGAGCTGCTCGACAAGTATGGCGTGGCCCTGGTGGTGGCGGACACGGCCGGCAAGTGGCCCTATCTGGAAGATGTCACGGCGAACTTTGTCTACCTGCGGTTGCACGGGGACAAAGCGCTGTACGCCAGCGGCTATACGCCCGAAGCGCTCAAGCGCTGGGGTGATCGTATCGAGCGCTGGAGCCAGGGCAAGCAACCGACCGATGCGCAGTTGATCGACCCGCAGCACAAGCCCAGTGCCCGCAAGCAGCGCGAGGTGTTTTGTTATTTCGATAACGACATCAAGGTGCGTGCACCCTTCGATGCGCGCCAATTGCTGCAGCGTTTTGGCCTGGACCAGCAATTGGCTACCGAACCCGGCAAGCTGCCGGACGCTGGGGTGTTGCCATGA
- a CDS encoding endonuclease/exonuclease/phosphatase family protein: MTHPELMPTAPTEAITRFRVLTVNTHKGFTALNRRFILPELREAIRSVAADVVFLQEIHGTHERHPKRYSNWPSMPQYEFLADSIWPQFAYGRNAVYPHGDHGNALLSKFQIIRYDNLDISQSGHESRGLLHCVLRLPGNVQDVHAICVHLGLREVHRQQQLRLIAQRIAEIPADAPVIVAGDFNDWRQQADLAHCGLREVFIETLGKPARTFPARLPLLPLDRIYVRNLKVHQPQVLTSRPWSHLSDHAPLLVEIEL, translated from the coding sequence ATGACGCACCCAGAGCTGATGCCGACCGCGCCCACCGAAGCCATCACCCGCTTCAGGGTGCTGACGGTCAATACCCACAAGGGTTTCACCGCGCTCAACCGGCGCTTCATCCTGCCCGAGTTGCGCGAGGCGATCCGCAGCGTGGCCGCCGACGTGGTGTTCCTGCAGGAGATCCACGGCACCCACGAGCGCCATCCCAAGCGCTACAGCAACTGGCCAAGCATGCCGCAGTACGAGTTCCTCGCCGACAGCATCTGGCCGCAGTTCGCCTATGGCCGCAACGCGGTGTATCCCCATGGCGACCACGGCAATGCGTTGCTGTCGAAATTCCAGATCATCCGCTATGACAACCTCGACATTTCCCAAAGCGGCCATGAAAGCCGCGGGCTGCTGCATTGCGTGTTGCGCCTGCCGGGTAATGTGCAGGACGTGCACGCCATCTGCGTGCACCTGGGGCTGCGGGAAGTGCACCGCCAGCAGCAACTGCGCCTGATCGCGCAGCGGATCGCCGAGATCCCCGCCGACGCGCCGGTGATTGTCGCCGGTGACTTCAATGACTGGCGCCAGCAGGCAGACCTTGCTCATTGCGGGCTGCGGGAAGTGTTTATCGAAACCCTGGGCAAGCCGGCCCGCACCTTCCCCGCGCGCCTGCCGCTGCTGCCTCTGGACCGCATCTATGTGCGCAACCTCAAGGTGCATCAGCCGCAGGTGCTGACCAGCCGCCCGTGGTCGCATTTATCCGACCACGCGCCGCTGTTGGTGGAGATCGAATTATGA